The following proteins are encoded in a genomic region of Primulina huaijiensis isolate GDHJ02 chromosome 3, ASM1229523v2, whole genome shotgun sequence:
- the LOC140972812 gene encoding very-long-chain aldehyde decarbonylase CER1-like isoform X1 produces the protein MASKPGILTEWPWTRLGSFKYVVLAPWAIHSTYSYLVKDTTQRDLSNFLIFPMLLSRVLHNQIWISVSRYRTAKGNNRIVDKSIEFEQVDRETNWDDQIILSGLLFYLASMYLENGSHLPLWRTDAVIWTILLHTGPVEFLYYWLHRALHHHFLYSRYHSHHHSSIVTEPITSVIHPFAEHIAYFALFSIPMLSTVFMKNISIISMAGYLTYIDLMNNMGHCNFEHIPKWLFSTFPPLKYLMYTPSYHSLHHTQFRTNYSLFMPFYDYVYGTMDKSSDSLYENSLTRKEEVPDVVHLTHLTTPESIYHLRIGFAHLASEPHKSKWYLWLMWPVTLWSMMVTWIYGRTFTAERNVFKHLKLQTWAIPKYNIQYYMKWQTESINRMIEGAILAASDKGVKVLSLGLLNQEEGLNSSGELFLRKHPQLKVKLVDGSSLAVAIVLNSIPKTSQVVLRGKLSKIACSIALALCQGGVKVYTMREDEHKKLKAMVSNEAGHNLILSQYGTPKIWLVGDGLSEDEQKKAPKGTLFIPFSKFPPKKDRKDCLYNSTPAMLTPKHLENVDSCENWLPRRVMSAWRIAGILHAMEEWNMHECGNMMFGIEKIWKASLENGFRPLTTSVDPKPN, from the exons ATGGCTTCAAAACCAGGAATTCTCACAGAATGGCCATGGACACGGCTCGGCAGCTTCAAg TATGTGGTATTGGCTCCCTGGGCGATACATTCAACATACTCGTACCTAGTGAAGGATACAACTCAGAGGGATCTATCAAATTTTCTCATTTTCCCAATGTTACTGTCAAGAGTGCTGCACAACCAAATATGGATTTCAGTGTCTCGCTATCGGACCGCCAAAGGGAATAATAGAATCGTGGATAAGAGCATTGAATTCGAGCAAGTTGATAGAGAAACAAACTG GGATGATCAAATTATACTCAGCGGCCTTTTATTCTATCTAGCATCTATGTATCTCGAGAATGGAAGTCATCTGCCCTTATGGAGGACAGATGCGGTTATATGGACGATTCTACTTCATACAGGTCCTGTGGAGTTCCTCTACTATTGGCTGCACAGGGCGTTACACCACCATTTTCTTTACTCACGCTACCATTCCCACCACCACTCCTCTATTGTCACCGAACCCATTACAT CCGTAATTCATCCGTTCGCGGAGCATATAGCATATTTTGCGCTATTTTCGATACCAATGCTTTCAACGGTGTTCATGAAAAACATATCCATCATTTCGATGGCTGGTTATCTCACTTACATTGATCTCATGAACAACATGGGTCACTGTAATTTTGAACACATTCCAAAATGGCTTTTCTCCACGTTTCCCCCGCTCAAGTACCTCATGTACACACCATC GTACCACTCGCTTCATCACACCCAATTTCGAACCAATTACTCACTTTTCATGCCATTTTATGACTACGTATATGGTACCATGGACAAATCTTCGGATTCATTATATGAAAATTCACTTACTCGGAAGGAGGAAGTACCTGATGTGGTTCATCTGACTCATCTAACAACTCCAGAATCAATATATCATCTCCGTATAGGTTTTGCACACTTGGCTTCTGAACCTCACAAATCCAAATGGTACTTATGGCTAATGTGGCCTGTCACACTTTGGTCAATGATGGTCACTTGGATTTACGGGCGTACATTTACTGCTGAGAGAAACGTCTTCAAACACCTAAAATTGCAAACATGGGCGATTCCAAAGTATAATATTCAG TACTACATGAAATGGCAAACAGAATCAATTAATCGTATGATTGAGGGTGCTATACTTGCAGCTTCAGACAAGGGGGTTAAAGTTTTGAGCCTAGGCTTGTTAAATCag GAGGAGGGGCTCAACAGCAGCGGTGAACTTTTCTTAAGAAAGCACCCCCAGCTAAAAGTGAAGTTGGTAGATGGAAGTAGTTTGGCAGTTGCTATTGTGTTGAATAGTATTCCAAAAACATCTCAGGTGGTCCTTCGAGGCAAGCTGTCGAAGATAGCTTGTTCCATTGCCCTTGCCCTGTGCCAAGGTGGTGTAAAG GTATATACAATGCGAGAGGATGAACATAAGAAGCTGAAAGCAATGGTAAGCAATGAGGCTGGACATAATTTGATACTCTCACAGTACGGCACTCCAAAG ATATGGTTAGTTGGAGATGGACTAAGTGAAGATGAACAAAAGAAGGCCCCAAAAGGAACTCTCTTCATTCCATTCTCAAAGTTCCCTCCAAAGAAGGACCgaaaagactgtttatacaacTCCACACCAGCAATGTTGACTCCAAAGCATCTTGAAAATGTTGACTCTTGTGAG AATTGGTTACCAAGAAGAGTGATGAGCGCATGGCGCATAGCAGGAATACTGCATGCTATGGAAGAATGGAACATGCATGAGTGTGGAAACATGATGTTCGGTATTGAGAAAATCTGGAAAGCCAGTCTCGAGAATGGATTTCGTCCTTTAACGACATCCGTGGATCCAAAGCCCAATTAG
- the LOC140972812 gene encoding very-long-chain aldehyde decarbonylase CER1-like isoform X2 yields MASKPGILTEWPWTRLGSFKYVVLAPWAIHSTYSYLVKDTTQRDLSNFLIFPMLLSRVLHNQIWISVSRYRTAKGNNRIVDKSIEFEQVDRETNWDDQIILSGLLFYLASMYLENGSHLPLWRTDAVIWTILLHTAVIHPFAEHIAYFALFSIPMLSTVFMKNISIISMAGYLTYIDLMNNMGHCNFEHIPKWLFSTFPPLKYLMYTPSYHSLHHTQFRTNYSLFMPFYDYVYGTMDKSSDSLYENSLTRKEEVPDVVHLTHLTTPESIYHLRIGFAHLASEPHKSKWYLWLMWPVTLWSMMVTWIYGRTFTAERNVFKHLKLQTWAIPKYNIQYYMKWQTESINRMIEGAILAASDKGVKVLSLGLLNQEEGLNSSGELFLRKHPQLKVKLVDGSSLAVAIVLNSIPKTSQVVLRGKLSKIACSIALALCQGGVKVYTMREDEHKKLKAMVSNEAGHNLILSQYGTPKIWLVGDGLSEDEQKKAPKGTLFIPFSKFPPKKDRKDCLYNSTPAMLTPKHLENVDSCENWLPRRVMSAWRIAGILHAMEEWNMHECGNMMFGIEKIWKASLENGFRPLTTSVDPKPN; encoded by the exons ATGGCTTCAAAACCAGGAATTCTCACAGAATGGCCATGGACACGGCTCGGCAGCTTCAAg TATGTGGTATTGGCTCCCTGGGCGATACATTCAACATACTCGTACCTAGTGAAGGATACAACTCAGAGGGATCTATCAAATTTTCTCATTTTCCCAATGTTACTGTCAAGAGTGCTGCACAACCAAATATGGATTTCAGTGTCTCGCTATCGGACCGCCAAAGGGAATAATAGAATCGTGGATAAGAGCATTGAATTCGAGCAAGTTGATAGAGAAACAAACTG GGATGATCAAATTATACTCAGCGGCCTTTTATTCTATCTAGCATCTATGTATCTCGAGAATGGAAGTCATCTGCCCTTATGGAGGACAGATGCGGTTATATGGACGATTCTACTTCATACAG CCGTAATTCATCCGTTCGCGGAGCATATAGCATATTTTGCGCTATTTTCGATACCAATGCTTTCAACGGTGTTCATGAAAAACATATCCATCATTTCGATGGCTGGTTATCTCACTTACATTGATCTCATGAACAACATGGGTCACTGTAATTTTGAACACATTCCAAAATGGCTTTTCTCCACGTTTCCCCCGCTCAAGTACCTCATGTACACACCATC GTACCACTCGCTTCATCACACCCAATTTCGAACCAATTACTCACTTTTCATGCCATTTTATGACTACGTATATGGTACCATGGACAAATCTTCGGATTCATTATATGAAAATTCACTTACTCGGAAGGAGGAAGTACCTGATGTGGTTCATCTGACTCATCTAACAACTCCAGAATCAATATATCATCTCCGTATAGGTTTTGCACACTTGGCTTCTGAACCTCACAAATCCAAATGGTACTTATGGCTAATGTGGCCTGTCACACTTTGGTCAATGATGGTCACTTGGATTTACGGGCGTACATTTACTGCTGAGAGAAACGTCTTCAAACACCTAAAATTGCAAACATGGGCGATTCCAAAGTATAATATTCAG TACTACATGAAATGGCAAACAGAATCAATTAATCGTATGATTGAGGGTGCTATACTTGCAGCTTCAGACAAGGGGGTTAAAGTTTTGAGCCTAGGCTTGTTAAATCag GAGGAGGGGCTCAACAGCAGCGGTGAACTTTTCTTAAGAAAGCACCCCCAGCTAAAAGTGAAGTTGGTAGATGGAAGTAGTTTGGCAGTTGCTATTGTGTTGAATAGTATTCCAAAAACATCTCAGGTGGTCCTTCGAGGCAAGCTGTCGAAGATAGCTTGTTCCATTGCCCTTGCCCTGTGCCAAGGTGGTGTAAAG GTATATACAATGCGAGAGGATGAACATAAGAAGCTGAAAGCAATGGTAAGCAATGAGGCTGGACATAATTTGATACTCTCACAGTACGGCACTCCAAAG ATATGGTTAGTTGGAGATGGACTAAGTGAAGATGAACAAAAGAAGGCCCCAAAAGGAACTCTCTTCATTCCATTCTCAAAGTTCCCTCCAAAGAAGGACCgaaaagactgtttatacaacTCCACACCAGCAATGTTGACTCCAAAGCATCTTGAAAATGTTGACTCTTGTGAG AATTGGTTACCAAGAAGAGTGATGAGCGCATGGCGCATAGCAGGAATACTGCATGCTATGGAAGAATGGAACATGCATGAGTGTGGAAACATGATGTTCGGTATTGAGAAAATCTGGAAAGCCAGTCTCGAGAATGGATTTCGTCCTTTAACGACATCCGTGGATCCAAAGCCCAATTAG
- the LOC140972813 gene encoding protein NRT1/ PTR FAMILY 7.3-like translates to MGEKTRMHQEEYTLDGSLDRDGAPAVRARTGSWYAGFLILVNQGLATLAFFGVGVNLVLFLTRVMGQDNADAANNVSKWTGTVYLFSLLGAFLSDSYWGRYKTCAIFQVIFVIGLVSLSLTSYLFLVKPNGCGDDNTPCGSHSTLHLSLFYVSIYLIALGNGGYQPTIATFGADQFDEEHPKEGHSKVAFFSYFYLALNLGCLFSNTILGYYEDKGIWEIGFWASAGSATVALILFLIGTPRYRHFIPRGNPLSRFCQVIVAASRKWKIEVPSNDDELYEVQEAHLADSAGRKILHTQGFKFLDRAAVMTQRDYTIVKKTNAHNPWQLCSITQVEEVKCILRLLPVWLCTIPYSVIFTQMQSIFVEQGAAMKTTLAGFHVPPASMSSFDILSVAAFIFINKLLIEPLVSKYRKSGGLTELQRMGIGLVIAIAAMLSAGLVEHFRLKYSQKDCPNCANSSSLSIFWQVPQYVLIGASEVFMYVGQLEFFNGQAPDGLKSFGSALSMMSISLGNYVSSLIVSIVIKISASDEMPGWIPRNLNKGHLDRFYYLLAALTAADLLLYIVCAKWYEFTRFEDRSNRGKVNDARI, encoded by the exons ATGGGAGAGAAGACCAGAATGCACCAAGAAGAATACACCCTTGACGGATCACTTGATCGCGATGGAGCGCCAGCTGTTCGAGCACGAACTGGATCATGGTATGCTGGCTTTCTTATACTAG TGAATCAAGGCCTCGCCACACTTGCATTTTTTGGGGTTGGAGTCAATCTAGTATTGTTCCTTACCAGAGTAATGGGCCAAGACAATGCTGATGCTGCAAATAATGTTAGCAAATGGACAGGCACAGTTTACCTATTTTCCCTTCTGGGGGCGTTTCTTTCCGATTCCTACTGGGGACGATACAAAACTTGTGCCATTTTCCAAGTCATATTTGTGATT GGTTTGGTCTCCTTATCATTGACATCATACTTGTTCTTGGTCAAGCCAAATGGCTGTGGCGATGATAATACTCCGTGCGGCTCACATTCTACGCTCCATCTTTCGCTCTTCTATGTGTCGATTTACCTAATTGCACTGGGAAACGGAGGGTACCAACCTACAATCGCAACATTTGGAGCCGATCAATTCGATGAAGAACATCCCAAAGAAGGCCACTCAAAAGTGGCGTTCTTTAGCTACTTTTACTTGGCCCTGAATCTCGGGTGCTTATTTTCAAACACAATCTTAGGTTATTATGAAGACAAAGGGATATGGGAAATAGGGTTTTGGGCATCTGCTGGATCTGCTACTGTTGCACTGATTTTGTTCCTGATTGGGACTCCAAGATACAGACATTTCATACCCAGAGGCAATCCTTTATCAAGATTTTGTCAAGTGATTGTCGCTGCatcaagaaaatggaaaatTGAGGTGCCTTCAAATGATGATGAGTTATATGAAGTACAGGAAGCTCATCTTGCTGACAGTGCAGGCAGAAAAATACTTCATACACAAGGATTCAA ATTCTTGGACAGAGCAGCAGTCATGACACAAAGAGACTACACAATAGTGAAAAAAACCAACGCCCATAACCCATGGCAATTGTGCTCCATCACACAAGTGGAAGAAGTCAAATGCATATTAAGACTCCTCCCAGTCTGGCTATGCACGATACCATACTCGGTGATCTTCACTCAAATGCAATCCATTTTCGTCGAACAAGGTGCTGCCATGAAAACAACCTTGGCAGGCTTCCACGTCCCTCCAGCCAGCATGTCCAGCTTTGACATCCTAAGCGTTGCAGCCTTCATTTTCATCAACAAGCTCCTCATCGAACCCCTCGTGTCCAAGTACAGGAAGTCAGGTGGATTAACCGAGCTCCAGCGGATGGGGATCGGCTTGGTCATTGCCATTGCAGCAATGCTGTCTGCCGGATTAGTCGAGCATTTCAGGCTCAAATACTCACAAAAGGACTGCCCAAACTGTGCAAATTCCAGCAGTTTAAGCATATTCTGGCAGGTGCCTCAGTATGTTCTAATCGGAGCATCTGAAGTTTTTATGTATGTGGGGCAGCTCGAGTTCTTTAATGGACAGGCACCGGATGGATTGAAGAGCTTCGGAAGTGCACTTAGCATGATGTCCATATCATTGGGGAATTACGTTAGTAGCTTGATTGTAAGCATAGTTATCAAGATTTCAGCATCTGATGAAATGCCTGGATGGATTCCTAGAAACCTAAACAAGGGGCATTTGGACAGGTTTTATTACCTTTTGGCAGCATTGACAGCGGCTGATCTTTTGTTGTACATCGTGTGCGCAAAGTGGTACGAGTTCACAAGATTTGAAGACAGGAGCAATAGAGGGAAGGTCAATGATGCGAGAATCTAA
- the LOC140972819 gene encoding ent-kaurenoic acid oxidase 1-like — protein MYSRILTVVWDLRVFWGILCGWWALKWVVKSVNCWYYERKLGIKRQQLPPGDFGWPFIGNMLSFLRAFKTDKPESFTSNFVQRYGHTGLYKVHMFGNPSILVTTAEACRKVLTDDECFKPGWPLATVNLIGRKSFVGLSNEEHKWLRKLTAAPINGPEFLSIYIKYIEENVVKALEKWEAMGQIEFLTELRRLTFKVIMHIFLSSEGEDVRELMEREYRALNYGIRAMAINIPGFAYHKSIKARKKLVAIIQSVVTKRREERRTNASTSKRDMLDALLDIKDEFSRRLTDEEIIDLLIMYLNAGHESSAHTTMWATLFLQKNPDMFNKAKAEQEEVVRNRPPDQRGLTLKEVSKMEYLDKVIDETLRVITFSFVVFREAVKDVHVCGYTIPKGWKVLVWFRSVHFDPETYAEPKKFDPSRWDGFTPKAGNFLPFGAGSRLCPGNKLAKLEIVVFLHNFLLNYELEQHDPDSQLMYVPHPRPKDNCRGRIRRVT, from the exons ATGTACTCTCGAATTCTTACGGTGGTCTGGGATTTGAGGGTGTTTTGGGGGATTTTGTGTGGGTGGTGGGCATTGAAATGGGTGGTTAAGAGTGTGAATTGTTGGTATTACGAACGGAAACTAGGTATTAAAAGACAACAACTGCCTCCAGGTGATTTTGGTTGGCCATTCATTGGGAATATGTTGTCTTTTCTAAGAGCTTTCAAGACCGATAAACCTGAATCTTTCACTTCCAACTTTGTTCAAAG ATATGGACACACTGGACTGTACAAGGTCCACATGTTTGGGAATCCTAGCATCTTAGTGACCACAGCTGAAGCATGTCGGAAAGTTTTAACAGATGACGAATGTTTCAAACCCGGTTGGCCTTTGGCCACGGTGAATCTCATCGGGAGGAAGTCGTTCGTGGGTTTGTCCAATGAAGAGCACAAGTGGTTGCGGAAGCTAACGGCAGCACCTATAAACGGGCCCGAGTTTTTGTCCATATACATTAAATACATCGAAGAAAACGTTGTAAAAGCATTGGAAAAGTGGGAAGCAATGGGGCAGATAGAGTTTTTAACAGAGCTTAGAAGGCTTACGTTCAAGGTAATTATGCACATTTTCTTGAGTTCGGAAGGGGAGGATGTTAGGGAGCTTATGGAGAGGGAATACAGGGCCTTGAATTATGGAATTAGAGCCATGGCTATTAATATACCCGGATTTGCTTATCATAAGTCCATCAAG GCACGTAAAAAACTCGTGGCAATTATTCAATCAGTAGTAACGAAACGAAGGGAGGAGAGGAGGACAAATGCATCGACATCCAAGAGGGACATGCTGGATGCTCTGTTGGATATCAAAGATGAGTTCAGTAGACGATTGACAGACGAAGAAATCATCGATCTCCTGATTATGTATCTGAATGCTGGTCATGAATCCTCAGCACACACAACAATGTGGGCTAccctttttcttcaaaaaaatccTGATATGTTTAACAAAGCTAAG GCAGAGCAAGAGGAAGTTGTGAGAAACAGGCCACCGGATCAAAGAGGTTTGACGCTTAAAGAAGTCAGCAAAATGGAGTATCTCGATAAG GTAATCGACGAAACACTTCGTGTTATCACATTCTCGTTCGTTGTCTTCAGAGAAGCAGTGAAAGATGTTCACGTTTGTG GTTATACAATTCCCAAGGGATGGAAAGTGTTGGTCTGGTTCAGGAGTGTTCATTTTGACCCCGAAACATATGCTGAACCAAAAAAGTTCGATCCATCGAGATGGGAT GGATTCACGCCAAAAGCTGGAAATTTCCTTCCTTTCGGCGCTGGAAGCAGACTGTGCCCCGGAAATAAACTTGCCAAGCTTGAAATTGTCGTCTTTCTTCACAATTTTCTCCTCAACTATGA GCTTGAGCAACATGATCCTGATAGCCAATTGATGTACGTACCGCATCCCAGGCCTAAGGACAACTGTCGGGGAAGAATTAGAAGAGTGACTTGA